In a single window of the Limnochorda sp. L945t genome:
- a CDS encoding DinB family protein: MPVDATTLVEWFEKSWNEAYHTPVARALEGLTAAQAFWKPAPERHSAWQQVMHMAYWREYFIRALEGNPAFPAEADLQANNWPPHPEPADDAAWAAARSRLEATQQRLVKLLRAMPPERLERPAWGGEEPVALAIVHYMRHDSYHLGQIMLLRGLQGLPPLD; this comes from the coding sequence ATGCCCGTCGACGCTACGACCCTGGTCGAGTGGTTCGAGAAGTCATGGAACGAGGCCTATCACACGCCCGTCGCCAGGGCGCTCGAGGGCCTGACGGCGGCCCAGGCGTTTTGGAAGCCGGCTCCCGAACGCCACTCCGCCTGGCAGCAGGTCATGCACATGGCGTACTGGCGGGAGTACTTCATCCGGGCGCTGGAGGGCAATCCGGCTTTTCCGGCGGAGGCTGACCTGCAGGCGAACAACTGGCCTCCGCACCCCGAGCCCGCGGACGACGCAGCCTGGGCCGCTGCCCGCAGCCGTCTCGAAGCGACGCAGCAACGCCTGGTGAAGCTGCTGCGGGCCATGCCGCCTGAACGTCTCGAAAGGCCGGCGTGGGGCGGCGAGGAACCGGTGGCGCTGGCCATCGTGCATTACATGCGCCACGACAGCTACCACCTGGGGCAGATCATGCTGCTGCGCGGGTTGCAGGGCCTCCCGCCGCTGGACTGA
- a CDS encoding L,D-transpeptidase — translation MGPRVRVSLRERAATVWPDDAGPVTFSVGVGRPASPTPVGQWHVIERRQEVAGGTVVDVFVLDAPGHICLRGHPDLASLGRASSGG, via the coding sequence ATGGGGCCACGGGTCCGGGTCTCTCTGCGTGAGCGGGCGGCGACGGTGTGGCCGGATGACGCCGGCCCCGTCACTTTCTCGGTGGGCGTCGGGCGCCCTGCAAGCCCGACGCCGGTCGGGCAGTGGCACGTGATCGAACGGCGGCAAGAGGTGGCCGGTGGCACCGTGGTCGATGTCTTCGTGCTCGACGCGCCCGGTCACATATGCTTGCGCGGCCATCCCGACCTCGCGAGTCTCGGCCGCGCCTCGTCAGGCGGCTGA
- a CDS encoding cytochrome P450: MSAPTVSFDPTSDAVLQQTRYEVYRYMREHAPVYEIPGFDRPYRMLFRYADAVAVLRSPAFVREAKNAGHEIAVQDGMRPIRELLSTWMLLRDPPDHTRLRALVSKAFTPRTVEKLRGFIRETAEGLLDRMAQRGRESDLLQDFAGPLPVMVIARLLGAPVEDAERFRAWARWIATYLGSWEGAPPEAAHAALEMAEYMRALLEERRLSPRDDLVSALLAAEESGNRLSHEEVVGTAVMLLTAGHETTVNLIANGTYALLKNPDAMRELRGSLDSPEAMAIAVEELLRFDAPVQMTARHCREEIEIGGVRFRRGDVAGPVFGSANRDPAQFPDPDRLDVRRRPNEHLAFGHGQHYCVGAGLARLEGQIAIGALLRRFPELSLVEEPRYVRNMAFRALEGLRVAW, translated from the coding sequence GTGAGCGCGCCGACCGTGTCGTTCGATCCCACCAGCGACGCCGTCTTGCAGCAGACCCGCTACGAGGTTTACCGCTATATGCGGGAGCACGCCCCTGTCTACGAGATCCCGGGCTTCGATAGGCCCTACCGCATGCTCTTTCGCTACGCCGACGCGGTAGCCGTCCTGCGAAGCCCTGCGTTCGTGCGCGAGGCTAAGAACGCAGGGCACGAGATTGCCGTTCAAGACGGGATGCGCCCGATCCGGGAGCTTCTGTCCACCTGGATGCTCCTGCGGGACCCGCCGGACCACACCCGCCTTCGGGCCCTCGTCAGCAAAGCCTTCACCCCGCGCACGGTGGAGAAGCTGCGCGGTTTCATCCGGGAGACTGCCGAGGGACTGCTCGATCGCATGGCCCAACGCGGTAGGGAATCGGACCTCTTGCAGGACTTCGCCGGGCCGCTTCCCGTCATGGTCATCGCCCGGCTCCTGGGCGCGCCCGTGGAAGACGCGGAACGCTTTCGCGCCTGGGCGCGGTGGATTGCGACCTACCTGGGCAGTTGGGAGGGGGCGCCGCCCGAGGCCGCTCACGCGGCCCTGGAGATGGCCGAGTACATGCGCGCGCTGCTCGAAGAGCGCCGCCTCTCGCCGCGGGATGACCTCGTCAGCGCGCTCCTGGCGGCCGAGGAGTCCGGAAACCGCCTCAGCCACGAGGAGGTGGTGGGCACGGCCGTCATGCTGCTCACGGCCGGCCACGAGACGACGGTCAACCTGATCGCCAACGGAACGTATGCGCTGCTGAAAAACCCGGACGCCATGCGCGAGCTTCGGGGCTCGTTGGATTCCCCGGAGGCCATGGCCATCGCGGTCGAGGAGCTGTTGCGCTTCGATGCACCCGTTCAGATGACGGCCCGGCATTGCCGCGAGGAGATCGAGATCGGCGGAGTGCGCTTCCGCAGGGGGGACGTGGCGGGACCCGTGTTCGGGTCGGCCAACCGCGATCCGGCCCAGTTCCCGGACCCGGATCGGCTGGACGTGCGACGCCGGCCCAACGAGCACCTGGCCTTCGGGCACGGCCAGCACTACTGCGTCGGGGCCGGGCTGGCGCGGCTCGAGGGGCAGATCGCCATCGGAGCGCTCCTGCGCCGGTTTCCGGAGCTTTCGCTCGTAGAGGAGCCCCGGTACGTGCGCAACATGGCCTTTCGGGCGCTCGAGGGCCTGCGCGTCGCCTGGTGA
- the hepT gene encoding type VII toxin-antitoxin system HepT family RNase toxin → MIDSTRVLQRLELVTEYLRHLRTVAAFRRETFLADPLAIGAAESYLRKSLEAIFDVGRHILAKTGHVDMAEEYKSIARGLVRYSVVSQANEQPLLQMAGYRNRMIHFYHEITAEELYDILQSGIPDIERLVQELGAFVQRLQALQSRGE, encoded by the coding sequence ATGATCGACAGCACCCGAGTTCTTCAGCGGCTGGAACTGGTCACCGAGTACCTGCGTCATCTCCGCACCGTGGCGGCGTTCAGGCGGGAGACGTTCCTCGCTGACCCGCTGGCGATAGGTGCTGCAGAAAGCTACCTCCGAAAGAGCCTGGAAGCGATCTTCGACGTAGGGCGCCACATCCTGGCCAAGACGGGACACGTGGACATGGCTGAGGAGTACAAGTCCATCGCGCGCGGGTTGGTTCGCTACAGCGTCGTGTCCCAGGCCAACGAGCAACCCCTGCTCCAGATGGCCGGATACCGCAACCGCATGATTCACTTCTATCACGAGATCACCGCTGAAGAGCTGTACGACATCCTCCAATCTGGTATCCCCGACATCGAGCGCCTGGTTCAGGAACTGGGCGCGTTCGTGCAACGACTGCAGGCTCTTCAATCGCGCGGGGAGTAG
- a CDS encoding nucleotidyltransferase domain-containing protein codes for MRDDCGGVTTIRDPLRKTTVLPVSMRRALGDIAQRYGLDLVYAFGSQADLVAALVTTGAVPSRPTRSDADIGVVFAGGLPPAGRDRAVTYARLNLELSDLLEPLMVDLVFLQENHSVFQAEAIKGHCLYAASPGVRERYEEMILRRAADFRPFLLAYLREALEG; via the coding sequence ATGCGTGACGACTGTGGAGGCGTGACGACCATCCGGGATCCCTTGCGAAAGACGACGGTGCTGCCCGTGAGCATGCGAAGGGCCCTTGGGGACATAGCTCAGCGATACGGGCTTGACCTCGTGTACGCTTTCGGCTCACAGGCCGACTTGGTTGCGGCCCTCGTAACGACGGGCGCAGTCCCATCGCGACCCACCCGTTCCGACGCGGACATCGGAGTGGTCTTTGCTGGTGGGTTGCCCCCGGCCGGGCGTGACCGGGCCGTCACGTACGCCCGCCTCAACCTCGAGCTCTCGGACCTGCTGGAGCCGTTGATGGTCGACCTCGTGTTTCTCCAGGAGAACCACTCCGTCTTCCAGGCCGAGGCGATCAAGGGCCATTGCCTCTACGCCGCGAGCCCGGGAGTGCGGGAACGCTATGAGGAGATGATCCTGCGCCGGGCGGCCGACTTCCGGCCCTTCCTCCTCGCGTACCTTCGGGAAGCCCTGGAGGGGTAG
- a CDS encoding RNA polymerase sigma factor: protein MYVPPEILVVHATAALAIHGSSAPMMMLPALSRMMRWSLRGFWLVSSSSGRSSLTVLVAGLVSDGRVRVAILIEQQYERLRRVALRLARSPDEAGELVQEVALAALSAPVGTVRSRLHRAHARLRRHLGQP from the coding sequence ATGTACGTGCCGCCGGAGATACTGGTCGTGCATGCGACCGCGGCCCTTGCCATCCATGGGAGCTCGGCTCCCATGATGATGCTACCCGCCCTATCCCGGATGATGCGCTGGAGCCTGAGGGGCTTCTGGCTGGTTTCCTCCTCGTCCGGCCGGAGCTCGCTGACCGTGCTGGTGGCCGGTCTGGTGTCGGACGGGCGAGTGCGCGTGGCAATCCTCATCGAGCAGCAGTACGAACGGCTCCGCCGGGTCGCGCTCCGGCTTGCCCGGAGCCCCGACGAGGCAGGCGAACTCGTCCAGGAGGTAGCGCTGGCGGCTCTCAGCGCTCCCGTTGGGACCGTCCGTTCCCGGCTGCACCGGGCCCATGCCCGGCTGCGCCGGCACCTCGGCCAGCCGTAG
- the murJ gene encoding murein biosynthesis integral membrane protein MurJ, with translation MPVAPLEPRTAPVSGLIILQSAGRKGAGRERRKELRHGGVWPEQGAGPGKAWGLWNGGAPHLSKLDSAADRFDPAATSRGRVLRDTTLTVALILTSRLLGFVRERAVAEVFGRNAQTDAFKAAFNIPDLMYFLLVGGAITAAFIPVFTGYLARGQEDEGWRVASTFINGTVALLVTATIAGIVWAPALAPLVAHGFEGAQRALLVDLMRWIFPAVFFTALAGLGMGVLNSYRCFAVPLLGPVLYNVGIILGAYGLGPWIGIHGMAVGTVAGATTNAAVQWALVLGRYRRWRPVLEWRHPGVRRLYGLMLPALFGLSITQLSLIISTNLASSLPAGSITALTLANAVMQFPLGVFAMGLSMVAFPTMAARAARGEGPDFLRTVHSTMQATLYLTVPSAVGLAVLADPIVRLLFQAGQFTTHDSRATAVALVFYSGGLVSQSAIQILTRAFYSLQDTRTPVIVSAGALVVNTVLSLAFLRFTAMAHAGLALSFTLTSLGNWGIYLVLLGRRTGGMAWSQLGGFLARVVGTCIPMAWAVAEAAGWAAGRAGLESLRGRAIVVATGIVTGVGVYALAGWALGLGEARQATEVLRRGLARARQATQAWARRLGKLREQAAR, from the coding sequence ATGCCTGTTGCCCCCCTCGAGCCGAGGACGGCCCCGGTCTCGGGGCTGATCATACTCCAGTCGGCCGGCCGGAAGGGGGCCGGCCGCGAGCGGCGAAAGGAGCTGCGCCATGGAGGCGTTTGGCCCGAGCAGGGCGCCGGCCCAGGAAAAGCATGGGGCCTCTGGAATGGCGGGGCACCGCATCTGAGTAAGCTCGATTCGGCCGCCGACAGGTTCGATCCGGCCGCCACGAGCAGGGGCCGCGTCCTGCGCGACACGACCCTCACCGTGGCCCTGATCCTGACCAGCCGGCTGCTGGGCTTCGTACGAGAGCGGGCAGTGGCCGAGGTATTCGGGCGAAACGCCCAGACGGACGCCTTCAAGGCTGCGTTCAACATCCCCGATCTCATGTACTTCCTGCTGGTCGGCGGCGCCATCACGGCTGCGTTCATCCCGGTCTTCACGGGATACCTGGCTCGCGGGCAGGAGGACGAGGGGTGGCGGGTGGCCAGCACGTTCATCAACGGCACGGTGGCGCTGCTGGTGACGGCTACCATCGCCGGCATCGTGTGGGCACCGGCCCTCGCTCCGCTGGTGGCCCACGGGTTCGAGGGCGCACAGCGGGCCCTGCTGGTCGACCTGATGCGGTGGATCTTCCCGGCGGTCTTCTTCACGGCCCTCGCCGGTCTCGGCATGGGCGTGCTCAACAGCTACCGGTGTTTTGCCGTACCGCTCCTCGGACCCGTGTTGTACAACGTCGGCATCATCTTGGGGGCGTATGGCCTTGGCCCGTGGATCGGCATCCACGGCATGGCCGTCGGGACCGTCGCGGGCGCGACGACCAACGCGGCCGTGCAGTGGGCGCTGGTGCTGGGACGCTACCGGCGCTGGAGGCCGGTGCTGGAGTGGCGGCACCCCGGGGTGCGAAGGCTCTACGGCCTGATGTTGCCGGCCCTCTTCGGGCTTTCCATCACCCAGCTCTCGCTCATCATCAGCACCAACCTGGCGTCGTCGCTTCCGGCGGGATCCATCACCGCGCTCACGCTGGCCAATGCCGTGATGCAATTCCCGCTGGGGGTTTTCGCCATGGGACTGTCGATGGTGGCGTTTCCCACGATGGCCGCACGGGCGGCGCGGGGAGAGGGGCCGGATTTCCTGCGGACGGTTCACTCGACGATGCAGGCGACGTTGTACCTGACCGTCCCATCCGCCGTGGGCCTTGCCGTGCTGGCCGACCCGATCGTCCGCCTGCTCTTCCAGGCAGGGCAGTTCACGACCCACGACAGCCGCGCCACAGCTGTGGCCCTGGTCTTCTACTCGGGCGGGCTCGTCTCGCAGAGCGCCATCCAGATCCTGACGCGGGCCTTTTACTCGCTGCAGGACACCCGGACACCGGTCATCGTGTCAGCCGGAGCGCTCGTCGTCAACACGGTGCTGAGTCTTGCCTTCCTGCGCTTCACCGCGATGGCCCACGCCGGGCTGGCGCTCTCCTTCACGCTGACCAGCCTGGGCAACTGGGGCATCTACTTGGTCCTGCTCGGGCGGCGCACCGGCGGCATGGCGTGGTCGCAGCTGGGAGGCTTCCTCGCACGGGTCGTGGGCACCTGTATTCCCATGGCGTGGGCGGTCGCGGAGGCAGCCGGCTGGGCGGCGGGGCGGGCCGGGTTGGAGAGCCTGCGAGGGCGGGCCATCGTGGTGGCCACGGGCATCGTGACAGGCGTAGGGGTATACGCGCTGGCCGGATGGGCGTTAGGGCTGGGCGAGGCGCGGCAGGCAACCGAAGTGCTGCGGCGAGGGTTGGCACGGGCCCGCCAGGCGACGCAGGCGTGGGCACGGCGGCTGGGGAAGCTTCGCGAACAGGCAGCGCGATGA
- a CDS encoding DUF1841 family protein: protein MQDVWAGLREINREHMAFLWEMRSSGGVEALDSDDRRILRAMEAHEELHPLWDRLEFVRPDSGEVLIGGVNPVFHIMLDAVVANQVAVPDPPEARTALQALQEAGFSRARAVHIIAGLFTEHMWEVFHHRKPFDRVAYTTRLRLLGGLARQAGQARWRANSFGEDTRRPRVRLPGRNDPCPCGSGLKFKKCCGRFSVPALRPESGLLVLEGGSPYVTAAYLPTAEQGDVPLLLHNMSAVAAALAGDLGDPQGALHAYRRMLQVAEGVKDDARRNGFIEKVLEEIVTFCFEHPAFATEGAEAARRRAMLQGDGLPDDRWAWELDEAELRALAGQAKEAEAIFRRVAAEAPHDFEVNHRWAHWLAQQGREEEARAVWLGLLASGGLTPDEQEIARAHLRELRQREP from the coding sequence ATGCAGGACGTGTGGGCGGGTCTTCGGGAGATCAACCGGGAGCACATGGCCTTCCTCTGGGAGATGCGTTCGTCGGGTGGCGTCGAGGCCCTGGACTCCGATGACCGCCGTATCTTGCGCGCGATGGAAGCCCACGAGGAGCTTCACCCGCTGTGGGATCGGCTCGAGTTCGTGCGGCCCGACTCCGGCGAAGTCCTCATCGGCGGCGTGAACCCCGTGTTCCACATCATGCTCGACGCCGTCGTCGCGAACCAGGTGGCGGTGCCGGACCCGCCGGAAGCCAGGACGGCACTGCAGGCGTTGCAGGAAGCGGGGTTTTCGCGGGCTCGTGCCGTGCACATCATCGCCGGGCTGTTCACGGAGCACATGTGGGAGGTGTTTCATCACCGGAAGCCATTCGACCGTGTCGCGTATACCACCCGGTTGCGCCTGCTGGGCGGTCTGGCACGGCAGGCGGGGCAGGCGAGGTGGCGGGCAAACTCCTTCGGGGAGGATACCCGGCGCCCTCGCGTGCGCCTGCCCGGGCGCAACGACCCCTGCCCATGCGGAAGCGGCCTGAAGTTCAAGAAGTGTTGCGGGCGTTTCTCCGTGCCGGCGCTGCGCCCTGAGAGTGGCCTGCTCGTCCTGGAAGGCGGCTCGCCTTACGTCACGGCAGCTTATCTTCCGACGGCCGAACAGGGCGACGTGCCACTGCTCCTGCACAATATGAGCGCTGTGGCGGCGGCTCTGGCTGGCGACCTGGGCGACCCGCAGGGGGCACTGCACGCGTACCGCCGGATGCTGCAGGTGGCCGAAGGGGTCAAAGACGACGCCAGGCGCAACGGCTTCATCGAGAAGGTCCTGGAGGAGATCGTCACCTTTTGCTTCGAACACCCCGCGTTTGCTACCGAGGGGGCCGAGGCCGCCCGGCGGAGGGCGATGCTACAGGGCGACGGCCTCCCGGACGACCGGTGGGCATGGGAGCTCGATGAAGCCGAACTACGGGCGCTGGCGGGCCAGGCCAAAGAGGCGGAAGCGATTTTCCGGAGGGTGGCGGCGGAGGCGCCGCACGACTTCGAAGTCAACCACCGGTGGGCCCACTGGCTCGCACAGCAGGGCCGCGAGGAGGAGGCCCGGGCTGTGTGGCTGGGTTTGCTCGCTTCAGGGGGGCTGACGCCCGACGAACAGGAGATAGCCCGAGCCCACCTGCGGGAACTTCGACAGAGGGAGCCGTAA
- a CDS encoding cupin domain-containing protein, translating to MDVGIRVVHETDVPMETAPMGQGVRLRWVISRRDGAPRYAMRVFEVEPGGEIPLHHHWYEQEMYVLEGEGTVGDGRSEQVLGPGSVIYVPPDQPHQMRNTGSGKLRFICVIPHPDRGSS from the coding sequence ATGGACGTGGGCATCCGAGTGGTGCACGAGACGGACGTCCCGATGGAGACGGCGCCAATGGGGCAGGGCGTGCGCCTGCGCTGGGTGATCAGCCGCCGCGACGGCGCGCCCCGTTACGCCATGCGGGTGTTCGAGGTGGAGCCGGGCGGCGAGATCCCGCTGCACCACCACTGGTACGAGCAGGAGATGTACGTCCTCGAGGGAGAGGGGACGGTGGGAGACGGGCGTTCCGAGCAGGTGCTCGGCCCGGGATCCGTCATCTACGTGCCCCCCGACCAGCCCCACCAGATGCGTAACACCGGCTCGGGCAAGCTACGCTTCATCTGCGTGATTCCGCACCCGGACAGGGGCTCCTCGTGA
- the argH gene encoding argininosuccinate lyase, giving the protein MREQGEGARRREPSWDEAYVAYVLRPGYEHWQRRYWTFFFELERAHLVALVRAGWLSPSQAGRIAAGLDRVEKSSLEQEPYRGDVEDLFFAIEQRLRQEVGEVADNLHLARSRNDIDVTLYRMDLRRSLLDLHQRMEGLAQALLAQARAHLHTVMPGYTHGQQAQPTTMAHYLAAVLANVERSRRRLESTWPEVNASPLGAAAFTTSGFYIDRRLLAELLGFDGLVRNAYDAVASTDYVMPLLAECSTLAGTLSRFTADLTFWAANEVAGVRLADAFVQVSSIMPNKRNPVVLEHIRSRLGRVPGLFQQACALHANVSFADINDTEDNLQPVWHEAEQLLGEATELLARAVSSLDVDVEVLRRRAREGMSTVTELADTLVREAGLSFRQAHGVVSRLVKLARERELAPHRWSPALLDEAARHELGRSVALSPAALEEALDPVHFVEVRRTLGGPAPGEVAAGLDELAEEIAAGRRWREERLDRLEQASRRLAQEATEWERGNDSRQKMAGE; this is encoded by the coding sequence GTGAGGGAGCAGGGCGAAGGAGCCCGCCGGCGGGAGCCCTCGTGGGACGAGGCCTACGTCGCCTACGTGCTGCGGCCGGGCTACGAACACTGGCAGCGGCGGTACTGGACGTTCTTCTTCGAGCTGGAGCGGGCGCACCTGGTGGCGCTGGTGCGGGCCGGGTGGCTCTCTCCATCCCAAGCAGGCCGGATTGCGGCAGGACTTGACCGGGTCGAGAAGAGCTCGCTCGAGCAGGAGCCGTACCGGGGAGACGTGGAGGATCTCTTCTTCGCCATCGAGCAACGCCTGCGCCAGGAGGTGGGCGAGGTGGCCGACAACCTCCATCTCGCCCGCAGTCGCAACGACATCGACGTGACGCTCTACCGCATGGACTTGCGCCGCTCGCTCCTGGACTTGCACCAGCGGATGGAGGGGCTCGCACAGGCGCTGTTGGCTCAGGCCCGGGCGCACCTGCACACGGTGATGCCGGGCTATACCCACGGCCAGCAGGCCCAGCCGACCACCATGGCCCACTACCTGGCCGCCGTGCTGGCCAACGTCGAGCGGTCGCGCCGCCGGCTCGAGTCCACGTGGCCGGAGGTCAACGCCTCGCCCCTGGGAGCCGCAGCCTTCACCACCAGCGGGTTTTACATCGACCGGCGGCTCCTGGCAGAGCTGCTCGGCTTCGACGGCCTGGTGCGAAACGCTTACGACGCCGTCGCCTCGACAGACTACGTGATGCCGTTGCTGGCCGAGTGCTCGACGCTCGCCGGGACGCTGAGCCGGTTCACGGCGGACCTCACCTTTTGGGCCGCCAACGAGGTCGCCGGGGTGCGGCTGGCCGACGCGTTCGTACAGGTGAGCAGCATCATGCCCAACAAGCGCAACCCGGTAGTGCTGGAGCACATCCGCTCCCGGCTGGGCCGCGTGCCGGGCCTCTTCCAGCAGGCGTGTGCGCTTCACGCCAACGTGTCATTCGCCGACATCAACGACACGGAGGATAACCTCCAGCCGGTGTGGCACGAGGCGGAGCAGCTCCTGGGCGAGGCCACCGAGCTGCTCGCCCGGGCGGTCTCCAGCCTGGACGTCGACGTAGAGGTCCTGCGGCGGCGGGCGCGGGAAGGCATGAGCACGGTGACCGAGCTGGCGGATACCCTCGTGCGCGAAGCCGGGCTTTCGTTTCGCCAGGCGCACGGCGTGGTGAGCCGCCTGGTGAAACTGGCGAGGGAGCGCGAGCTTGCTCCACACCGATGGAGTCCCGCACTCCTCGATGAGGCTGCCCGCCACGAGCTCGGCCGTTCCGTGGCTCTCTCGCCGGCGGCGCTGGAAGAGGCGCTGGATCCCGTGCATTTCGTGGAGGTCCGGCGCACCCTGGGTGGTCCCGCCCCGGGCGAGGTAGCTGCCGGCCTCGACGAACTCGCCGAGGAGATTGCCGCAGGGCGGCGCTGGCGGGAGGAGCGCCTCGACCGCCTCGAGCAGGCCTCCCGCCGGCTGGCGCAGGAAGCCACGGAGTGGGAGAGAGGGAACGACTCGAGACAGAAGATGGCCGGCGAATAG
- a CDS encoding carbohydrate ABC transporter permease, protein MRVRRRLVCAAAYAVLTLGGVVVLFPFFWMLITSFKPFDEIFALSFWPSRPTLDNYLQVLTATRFPRWYLNSLVVATATTASVLFFDSLVGYTLAKLRFPGRDLVFVLILSTLMIPTEMLVIPWFVTSSERGWVDTYWGIAFPGLMSAFGVFLMRQFFETLPDDLLDAGRIDGVSEFGLFRRIALPLVRPAMSALAILTFLGNWNAFLWPLIIIQSDAMRTLPVGMALFSGEAGSAWNLIMAASGLAIVPVIVVFGIFQRQIIEGVVLTGVKG, encoded by the coding sequence ATGCGAGTGCGTCGAAGGCTCGTCTGCGCGGCGGCGTACGCCGTACTCACGCTCGGCGGCGTGGTGGTGTTGTTCCCGTTTTTCTGGATGCTGATCACGTCCTTCAAGCCGTTCGACGAGATTTTCGCCTTGAGCTTCTGGCCCAGCCGGCCGACGCTGGACAACTACCTCCAGGTCCTGACCGCCACCCGCTTTCCGCGCTGGTACCTCAACAGCCTCGTCGTGGCCACCGCCACCACCGCAAGCGTGCTCTTCTTCGACTCGCTGGTGGGCTATACGCTGGCGAAACTCCGGTTTCCCGGGCGAGACCTCGTCTTCGTCCTCATCCTGTCCACGCTCATGATCCCGACGGAGATGCTGGTCATCCCATGGTTCGTCACCTCCAGCGAGCGAGGGTGGGTGGACACTTACTGGGGCATCGCCTTTCCAGGGTTGATGAGCGCCTTCGGGGTATTCCTCATGCGCCAGTTTTTCGAGACGTTGCCGGACGACCTGTTGGATGCGGGCCGCATCGACGGGGTATCGGAGTTCGGCCTGTTCCGCCGGATCGCACTTCCCCTGGTGCGCCCGGCCATGTCGGCGCTCGCCATCCTGACCTTCCTGGGCAACTGGAACGCCTTCTTGTGGCCGCTCATCATCATCCAGTCCGATGCCATGCGCACGCTACCGGTCGGCATGGCGCTTTTCTCCGGAGAGGCAGGATCGGCGTGGAACCTCATCATGGCGGCTTCCGGTCTCGCCATCGTACCGGTCATCGTGGTCTTCGGGATCTTCCAGCGACAGATCATCGAGGGCGTCGTGCTGACCGGGGTGAAAGGGTGA
- a CDS encoding carbohydrate ABC transporter permease — protein sequence MAQLARRAQPLLARKRRGLGPSVPLRWQRALWAYAFLAVPLAFFLSIRIWPAVQAFNLSVHEWNIVGEAQPYVGAANFRELAADPRFARALLNTLQYTVVGVPLQLALGLALAMLLEQVRWLRGLLRAVYFVPYVTPVVAAAWVWQWLYSPNFGAVNGVLDLLGLPPQPFLNSPEQALYAVVAMVVWQNLGFQVVIFLAGLQSIPRVYYEAAGMDGAGPWRLFRHITLPLLNPTIVFSVVIGTLQYLQLFAQVVNLNFLDQGGPLDSTLTVALYIYQVAFQRFRMGQAAAATVVLFAVMMAVALLQLRFLSRRVEY from the coding sequence ATGGCGCAGCTCGCGAGGAGGGCGCAGCCGCTGCTGGCCCGCAAGCGCCGGGGACTCGGCCCGTCCGTACCGCTTCGCTGGCAGCGAGCGCTGTGGGCGTACGCCTTCCTGGCGGTGCCCCTCGCCTTCTTCCTCTCCATCCGGATCTGGCCGGCGGTACAGGCTTTCAACCTGAGCGTCCACGAATGGAACATCGTGGGTGAGGCCCAGCCTTACGTGGGGGCGGCCAACTTCCGTGAACTCGCCGCAGATCCTCGATTTGCCCGCGCCCTGCTCAACACGCTTCAGTACACGGTGGTGGGCGTGCCGCTGCAGCTCGCGCTGGGGCTCGCGCTCGCCATGTTGCTGGAGCAGGTGCGCTGGCTACGCGGGCTCCTGCGAGCCGTGTACTTCGTCCCTTACGTCACGCCGGTGGTAGCGGCGGCATGGGTCTGGCAGTGGCTTTACTCCCCTAACTTCGGAGCCGTCAACGGCGTCCTGGACCTCCTGGGGCTTCCCCCGCAGCCTTTTCTCAACAGCCCGGAGCAAGCCCTGTACGCGGTGGTGGCGATGGTGGTCTGGCAGAACCTTGGCTTTCAAGTCGTGATCTTCCTGGCCGGCCTGCAGTCCATCCCGCGCGTTTACTACGAGGCTGCCGGCATGGACGGGGCGGGGCCGTGGCGGCTCTTCCGGCACATCACGCTCCCGCTGCTCAACCCCACCATCGTCTTCTCCGTCGTCATCGGTACGCTCCAGTACCTGCAGCTCTTCGCCCAGGTGGTCAACCTCAACTTCCTCGACCAGGGCGGGCCGCTCGACAGCACCCTCACGGTGGCGCTGTACATTTACCAGGTCGCCTTCCAGCGTTTCCGCATGGGGCAGGCGGCGGCTGCCACGGTGGTGCTCTTCGCCGTCATGATGGCGGTTGCGTTGCTGCAGCTTCGATTCCTGTCCAGAAGGGTCGAGTACTGA